The Carassius carassius chromosome 34, fCarCar2.1, whole genome shotgun sequence genome has a segment encoding these proteins:
- the LOC132114890 gene encoding uncharacterized protein LOC132114890 — protein sequence MYTTLQQTCKTKTPKVFEDTMRVPVKMEYELGEQTEHRLKEMGACCVGETLDVEYYYDTDSFQLASTQTWLNQHNGQWGLILAEEQELNHTLSYNTKKETSSNECPEKVMSKSQVQRTSSDTSLTYTELSDPCSIMLHLSKCLQLPLTHNEMQSMTMKNFLNMARIQMYDSWTRTSTIKYSLPGGFSLVVERNYKIPAETATAFLMMNADVLSISSELEKMDRLCKELGLKPKASSDE from the exons ATGTACACCACACTGCAG CAAACGTGTAAAACTAAAACACCCAAAGTGTTTGAAGACACCATGCGGGTTCCAGTGAAGATGGAGTACGAGCTGGGAGAGCAGACAGAGCATCGCCTCAAGGAAATGGGTGCCTGCTGTGTGGGGGAAACCTTAGACGTAGAGTACTACTACGATACTGACAGCTTCCAACTGGCTTCTACACAGACCTGGTTGAATCAGCATAACGGCCAATGGGGATTGATCCTGGCAGAAGAACAAGAACTTAATCACACTCTATCCTACAACACCAAAAA AGAAACATCAAGCAATGAGTGTCCTGAGAAGGTCATGTCCAAAAGCCAGGTTCAGAGAACATCCTCAGATACATCTCTGACATACACAGAACTAAGTGACCCATGCTCCATCATGCTGCATCTCTCAAAGTGTCTCCAACTCCCTCTGACCCACAATGAAATGCAAAGCATGACCATGAAGAACTTCTTGAACATGGCCCGGATCCAGATGTATGACAGCTGGACCAGGACGAGCACAATAAAGTACTCTCTTCCTGGTGGCTTCTCACTGGTGGTGGAGAGAAACTACAAGATTCCCGCTGAAACTGCAACTGCATTTTTGATGATGAATGCCGATGTGCTGAGCATAAGCAGTGAGCTGGAAAAGATGGATCGACTGTGTAAAGAACTAGGCCTAAAACCAAAGGCAAGCTCAGATGAATGA